The Esox lucius isolate fEsoLuc1 chromosome 5, fEsoLuc1.pri, whole genome shotgun sequence genome includes a region encoding these proteins:
- the LOC109615754 gene encoding bone morphogenetic protein 2, which yields MDIFNPNDLAHSSSVPHRRAPQFMLDLFNAVADSNGISKNTEKLEGNVVRSFEDRGNLGGRFHFFNLSSFGRDEKMIKAEFRWFRQKQRIFLGKSYGPHFYKVDLYEVTDSRVKPWRANLIASRVLPLYTQGWEVFNVTQTVSKWIHNSMDHNGILSVVTLSSGKWIESIVPSDGKRQENAYLVIFSDDGRGSTTNRSINQGHVGSAKSPDIPAKVLLREGRGSRRTRAAPSYPRSSSCQRVPLFVDFDEIGWAGWIISPRGYNAYNCKGSCPFPLGESLRATNHATVQSIMHALKLSDDVDTPCCVPDELQSISLLYFDDEENVVLKQYDDMVAVSCGCH from the exons ATGGACATTTTCAATCCAAATGATTTGGCTCACAGCTCTTCCGTGCCTCACAGAAGGGCACCCCAGTTTATGCTCGACTTGTTCAATGCAGTTGCGGACTCCAATGGAATCTCTAAGAACACGGAGAAACTAGAGGGCAATGTGGTGCGGAGCTTCGAGGACAGAG GAAATCTCGGTGGAAGGTTTCATTTCTTCAACTTGTCCTCGTTTGGCAGAGACGAGAAAATGATCAAAGCAGAATTTCGCTGGTTCAGGCAAAAACAACGTATTTTCCTCGGAAAGTCGTATGGACCCCATTTCTACAAG GTCGACCTCTATGAAGTGACGGACAGCAGAGTCAAACCCTGGAGAGCGAATCTAATTGCGTCAAGAGTGTTGCCTTTATACACTCAAGGATGGGAAGTCTTCAACGTCACGCAAACG GTATCTAAGTGGATTCACAACAGCATGGACCATAATGGCATTCTGTCTGTTGTGACTCTATCCTCTGGTAAGTGGATTGAGTCGATCGTGCCATCAGACGGAAAGCGCCAGGAAAATGCGTACCTGGTTATATTCTCAGACGACGGAAGAGGCTCGACAACTAATAGATCGATTAACCAAG gaCATGTCGGCAGTGCCAAATCACCTGACATTCCAGCAAAAGTACTGCTTAGAGAGGGCAGGGGCAGCAGGAGGACACGCGCAGCCCCTAGTTATCCCAGAAGTTCATCCTGCCAGCGTGTCCCCCTCTTCGTTGACTTCGACGAGATCGGCTGGGCCGGCTGGATTATTTCTCCACGCGGTTACAACGCTTACAACTGCAAGGGCTCCTGTCCATTTCCACTTGGAGAGAGTCTTCGTGCCACTAATCACGCGACTGTGCAATCTATTATGCACGCGCTAAAGCTGTCAGACGACGTGGACACACCGTGCTGCGTGCCGGACGAACTCCAATCAATCAGCCTTCTCTATTTTGACGACGAAGAAAACGTGGTTCTGAAACAGTATGACGATATGGTGGCAGTCAGCTGTGGCTGTCATTGA
- the LOC106024298 gene encoding uncharacterized protein LOC106024298 isoform X1: MTCVEKHPHVSHRSAMLHHRFPNGFSEIFMDETDREVSTLTDRAFRSLCVGDEAVYNDEVSHGYSPFSCHKPLVGDPLKKTKDAGKKHQVNSAQDTQPWRQQKGMSSMSLLKAFSATEENCQGLLIKNGDFQDNNGDSWDKSALLSIERELSEFSSDYNSLTAKKSGVDEKSTKTKNGKSKFKLRKLNIKNFFFHSEFSPFQSWRDFNRFPFSQENITAILPEVENLPKWYDSPLYKELTDAHRTETTHAEETGQQQPVKPPPPPPPRPRPPPKVLPKPSISEKRCASDTSSHGETSAPWRRNRARAKSTVPINQTGVISHPTETPKLVEECPLPYKKEVKSVKVNEAEEPCSFTPFSISQLMTPIIPCRQATDTSDMMSVVLSPSLVDLPLLDLEHVSPVKSGSTPEVVKRESYKSIVSSLLFNLKDNRKRVKSRYSPPKFKTEQVDRSTLPPKLLEQRLLKYAQAPSEGTASGFSTPAILASGLNTPAIQLDGQPVNSAVAESSNAGVEKYLDSDLSDNYLISNLLQTKREAARSRSPGIHFTNPKVNKSHLTKKQTYPTLNLYKSPTEPEIKHISPSVNKDTLCITTPKNVPSPNTSNETKHHPSTQKKGTPSEVSEKPVKEILELKEKNIVDQHTLIGYHREEVPTERNKVLSLNTSENTNQPTKEKVELKEKHISEESARISQDTLIPAQNKTLSSNRSDHTKSSTKDITELNVKDTVQEVMRAGMEAISTTRNKIFYSTDNAVKTEAPLTTDNDAIVGEDRHSFYSFSIPKPSYRQTEAQTAGEIYPTENILTNTFKEVAAKEKESIVEEKEGLVKKQGRFKHVFSARQNNYIKSQRCAVMENSDKKQDEEDFETDFKVNKKDVGKFGLKEMMDMTDREHIMSDLHELKELEKTRLSERQIMGSENLKEKPVIDEEAKAKNNLISRELRNIKRGMLSMRGNTSAKKEVFINKEKEQTRHNVFSKIDNNMVINKSLINDNYDKAKMALEEIISDRAEKLKNKVFNKEEDNNTVTDKSLARQDTTQTSVQKQKEVRDRLGDLRDHYQIQEIISQTETKLSGDHRLYAKNKNATKPIKEHQEQVNISTACDQQKHNNSKYSTEDSNRMITEASVETRDDTSRKDEVVTEESQPDAPVVKPEVPPRSKKGTSKKEDSTVNEKGCVNAMAVGEEDTNIEECSSRGGDNDKIEARGKVSNREDLDAKIKAERQTDTLVASTGVEREQCIVNVDEGAVQDITEKLSPLSNGSSVNPGQQDQNSMSSKSSYFSVESSFHRNIETDSNVYHSFENLIAESEEVDEGVENVPECVRADMPRRTELEYYSVSDHENENVEDKPVVSPKLDSDISLKEDKESTGREMDQRGWVQSPKGSTNNQPATSQSNVFSPVQGKPSLFKVKDNTFSHHVSPVTKTVKPVLHKTNHDPGQRAPWSPRGSMSGSERSEEDHLDHLKESTEILSPTHVANTPEKPLKCKETHSPHSPLSPLKLNPEHTQKCQSEPCSPGESLTGSEKDEEDNVEILEPHDAAITPDKPKEIASLPAPHSPLSPSKLNQDNSQRGPKYGSFLTVPQGDNIHPGVSPSSEGGTVDTVCNTPEGSKVPSERSGSVCSGNNTQGPGRPPVVPPKSEKALLKAMKLTTRRMRKEEEKIKPHKSCSSSKSHGGRSYPNRKSSEQKSSKSDSRDKPCSGEKQQLERTECSSRSGDKCSHAESELQGCSNENHRHSDSELQAQNGKKHLNSGHKRHSRDSEKPPQERTEHGSRSGEKLKNGETEHQDCNHDKPNHGTSERRGRSSEQQSRKKPDKRFLSSDRALSEYKRLNSERSTSEKKPRHRAQSMDRHIGDEVEKKMNSSEASSTNRPEPRSDRIEKSIRDELSQRGRAREKSHREKPDNRNHSVDSYASEVIDLTSPQPNLSRQSSYTSQFSHQSSIEHGYASFPMTQRKLLQDPDSGQYFVFDMPVQVKTKTFFDPETGNYVQLPVQPPEDPMPQASTMEVINAPRVIYHGSFVPVPVSSISTQNSVVHASQLDQEQFEQRLEKQWYNHNNEGHPYLEPVYGSQDHTIGEFLGTEEHYDCVS, translated from the coding sequence ATGACCTGCGTGGAGAAGCACCCACATGTCAGTCACCGGAGCGCCATGCTCCACCACCGCTTCCCCAATGGGTTCTCCGAGATCTTCATGGACGAGACGGACCGAGAAGTCAGCACTCTCACTGACCGCGCTTTCCGGAGCCTGTGTGTCGGAGACGAGGCCGTATACAACGATGAGGTCTCGCATGGATATTCCCCTTTCAGCTGTCATAAGCCTCTAGTGGGGGATCCCCTGAAAAAGACGAAGGACGCTGGTAAAAAGCACCAAGTCAACAGTGCCCAAGACACTCAGCCCTGGAGGCAACAGAAGGGCATGTCCAGCATGTCTCTCCTCAAGGCATTCAGCGCTACTGAGGAGAACTGCCAGGGTCTGCTGATTAAAAATGGCGATTTTCAGGACAACAATGGGGACTCGTGGGATAAATCTGCCCTCCTTAGCATTGAAAGGGAACTATCGGAATTCTCTTCAGATTACAACAGCCTGACAGCCAAGAAATCAGGTGTGGACGAAAAGTCCACAAAGACTAAAAATGGCAAGTCTAAATTTAAGTTGCGGAAGCTGAACATTAAAAACTTTTTCTTCCACAGCGAGTTCAGCCCTTTTCAGTCATGGAGGGATTTCAACCGCTTTCCATTCAGCCAGGAGAACATCACTGCCATCCTCCCTGAGGTGGAAAACCTCCCTAAATGGTACGACTCCCCGTTATACAAAGAGTTGACCGATGCACACAGAACAGAGACTACGCATGCTGAGGAGACAGGGCAGCAGCAACCAGTcaaacctcctcctcctcctcctcctcgtcctcgtcCTCCACCAAAGGTTCTGCCAAAACCCTCAATATCAGAAAAAAGGTGTGCATCAGACACCTCTTCGCACGGCGAAACCAGCGCCCCCTGGAGGAGAAACAGAGCTAGAGCCAAGAGCACGGTGCCCATCAACCAAACAGGAGTGATTTCACATCCTACTGAAACCCCTAAACTGGTGGAGGAGTGTCCTCTGCCATATAAAAAGGAAGTCAAGTCTGTGAAGGTGAATGAGGCAGAGGAGCCATGCTCTTTCACCCCATTCAGCATTTCTCAGCTGATGACTCCAATAATACCGTGCAGACAGGCCACAGACACCTCAGACATGATGTCAGtagtgctctctccctctctcgtcgATCTCCCTCTCCTAGACTTAGAGCATGTGTCGCCAGTCAAATCAGGGTCAACCCCTGAGGTTGTCAAACGAGAAAGCTATAAATCCATTGTGTCCAGTTTATTGTTCAACCTCAAGGATAACAGGAAAAGGGTCAAGAGCAGGTACAGCCCACCTAAGTTTAAAACCGAACAGGTGGATCGGAGTACTTTGCCACCAAAGCTTCTGGAACAGAGACTACTAAAATATGCACAAGCTCCATCTGAAGGTACAGCCTCTGGCTTCAGTACACCTGCCATTCTAGCCTCTGGTTTAAACACACCTGCCATTCAATTAGATGGACAGCCTGTCAACTCAGCTGTTGCTGAATCTAGTAATGCTGGAGTTGAGAAATATCTAGATTCAGATCTATCAGACAATTACTTAATATCCAACTTATTGCAAACCAAAAGAGAGGCGGCACGTAGCAGGAGCCCCGGAATACACTTTACAAACCCAAAGGTGAACAAGAGCCATCTCACTAAGAAACAAACATACCCAACTCTGAACCTCTACAAGAGTCCCACCGAGCCAGAGATTAAACACATCTCACCATCAGTCAATAAGGACACTTTGTGCATTACGACACCAAAGAATGTACCTTCTCCAAATACATCAAACGAGACAAAACATCATCCCTCAACGCAAAAGAAAGGGACACCTTCAGAGGTATCAGAAAAGCCAGTAAAAGAGATCTTGGAACTAAAGGAGAAAAACATTGTTGACCAGCATACACTTATAGGATATCATAGGGAAGAGGTACCTACAGAACGAAACAAAGTGTTATCGCTAAACACATCCGAGAACACTAACCAGCCTACAAAAGAGAAGGTGGAACTGAAGGAAAAACACATAAGTGAAGAGAGTGCCAGAATAAGTCAAGACACATTAATTCCAgcccaaaataaaacactgtcCTCAAATAGATCTGACCACACCAAAAGTTCAACTAAGGACATCACAGAGTTAAACGTTAAAGACACTGTCCAAGAGGTCATGAGAGCTGGTATGGAGGCAATATCTACCACCAGAAACAAGATATTCTATAGCACAGACAACGCAGTCAAAACAGAGGCACCTCTAACGACAGATAATGATGCAATTGTAGGAGAGGATAGACATtccttttattcattttcaatacCAAAGCCaagctacagacagacagaggcacagacagCAGGGGAAATATATCCAACTGAAAATATACTTACCAATACATTTAAAGAAGTTGCAGCAAAAGAAAAGGAAAGTATTGTAGAAGAAAAAGAGGGGCTTGTGAAAAAGCAAGGCAGgtttaaacatgtattttcgGCGAGACAGAATAACTATATTAAAAGCCAAAGGTGTGCGGTGATGGAGAACAGTGACAAAAAACAGGACGAGGAAGATTTTGAAACTGATTTTAAGGTGAATAAGAAAGACGTGGGAAAATTTGGGTTAAAAGAGATGATGGATATGACAGATCGTGAACATATAATGAGTGACTTACATGAACTAAAAGAGCTGGAGAAGACTAGACTGAGTGAACGGCAAATTATGGGCAGTGAGAATTTGAAGGAGAAACCAGTGATAGATGAGGAAGCAAAggcaaaaaataatttaatctcAAGGGAGCTTAGGAACATCAAAAGGGGTATGCTTTCTATGCGTGGAAACACATCTGCTAAGAAAGAGGTATTCATAAATAAAGAGAAGGAGCAAACAAGGCACAATGTGTTCTCAAAGATAGATAACAACATGGTCATAAACAAATCATTAATCAATGACAATTACGACAAGGCTAAAATGGCACTTGAGGAAATCATATCCGATAGAGCAGAGAAACttaaaaataaagtatttaataaAGAAGAGGACAATAACACAGTGACTGATAAAAGCCTAGCTAGACAGGACACTACCCAGACGTCAGTGCAGAAACAAAAGGAGGTGCGAGATAGGCTAGGAGATCTGAGGGATCATTATCAGATACAAGAAATTATTTCCCAGACTGAGACAAAACTTAGCGGAGATCACAGGTTATatgccaaaaataaaaatgcaacaaaaccTATCAAGGAGCACCAGGAGCAAGTAAACATTAGTACTGCATGTgaccaacaaaaacacaataataGCAAATACTCAACCGAGGACAGTAATAGAATGATTACTGAAGCATCCGTTGAAACAAGAGATGACACCTCTAGAAAAGATGAGGTAGTTACAGAGGAGAGTCAACCAGATGCACCTGTTGTCAAACCAGAGGTACCACCCAGGAGCAAGAAGGGGACCTCTAAAAAAGAAGACAGCACAGTGAATGAGAAAGGATGTGTGAATGCTATGGCTGTGGGGGAAGAGGATACAAACATAGAGGAATGTTCAAGTAGGGGTGGCGATAATGACAAAATTGAAGCAAGGGGCAAAGTCTCAAATAGGGAGGACCTCGATGCAAAGATAAAAGCTGAAAGACAAACCGATACACTTGTAGCATCTACCGGAGTTGAGCGTGAGcaatgtattgtaaatgttgaTGAAGGAGCTGTCCAAGATATTACAGAAAAATTGTCCCCTTTGTCAAATGGAAGTAGTGTAAATCCAGGTCAACAAGATCAAAACAGTATGTCCTCGAAGTCGTCATACTTCTCTGTCGAGAGTTCATTTCATAGAAACATTGAAACTGACTCAAATGTCTATCATTCATTCGAGAATCTGATTGCAGAATCAGAGGAGGTTGACGAAGGTGTAGAGAATGTGCCGGAATGTGTGAGAGCGGATATGCCGAGGAGAACAGAATTGGAGTATTACTCTGTAAGTGACCATGAAAATGAGAATGTTGAAGACAAGCCAGTAGTCTCTCCGAAACTAGACAGTGATATCTCCTTGAAGGAGGACAAGGAGTCTACAGGTAGAGAGATGGACCAAAGAGGATGGGTCCAGAGCCCCAAAGGCAGCACAAACAATCAACCAGCAACATCTCAATCTAACGTCTTCTCCCCAGTTCAGGGAAAACCGTCTCTTTTCAAAGTGAAAGACAACACATTTAGTCATCATGTCTCGCCAGTAACAAAGACGGTGAAACCGGTCCTGCACAAGACAAACCATGACCCAGGGCAACGTGCACCGTGGTCACCCAGGGGAAGCATGAGTGGCTCAGAGAGGAGCGAGGAAGATCATCTTGATCATCTAAAAGAGTCCACTGAAATACTTTCTCCCACACATGTTGCCAACACACCAGAGAAgccattaaaatgtaaagagaCACACTCACCGCACTCACCGCTGTCTCCTTTAAAATTAAatcctgaacacacacaaaaatgccAAAGTGAGCCATGCTCACCCGGGGAGAGCTTAACTGGTTCTGAGAAGGACGAGGAAGATAATGTTGAAATCCTTGAACCCCATGACGCTGCTATCACACCAGACAAACCTAAAGAGATCGCTTCTCTCCCCGCTCCACACTCCCCACTGTCTCCCTCAAAACTGAACCAAGATAACAGCCAAAGAGGCCCAAAATACGGATCTTTCCTCACAGTCCCTCAGGGAGATAATATACATCCTGGGGTGAGTCCCTCTTCAGAAGGGGGCACTGTGGATACAGTTTGCAACACTCCAGAGGGCTCCAAAGTTCCAAGCGAAAGGTCTGGTTCAGTCTGCAGCGGGAACAACACGCAAGGTCCTGGAAGACCCCCAGTAGTCCCCCCAAAGTCGGAGAAGGCCCTCCTCAAAGCCATGAAGCTGACCACCAGGCGGATGCGGAAGGAAGAGGAAAAAATCAAACCTCACAAGAGCTGCAGTAGTAGTAAGAGCCATGGCGGCAGAAGTTATCCAAACAGGAAATCATCCGAGCAGAAAAGTAGCAAAAGCGATAGTCGTGACAAACCATGCAGTGGTGAGAAGCAACAGCTGGAAAGAACGGAGTGCAGCAGTCGTAGCGGTGACAAGTGCAGTCATGCTGAATCGGAGCTTCAAGGCTGCAGTAATGAAAATCACCGGCACAGTGACTCAGAGCTCCAGGCCCAGAATGGTAAGAAGCACCTCAATAGTGGACACAAACGCCATAGCCGTGACAGTGAGAAGCCCCCACAAGAAAGAACGGAGCATGGCAGTCGTAGCGGTGAGAAACTCAAGAATGGTGAAACGGAGCATCAAGACTGTAACCATGATAAACCAAATCATGGCACATCGGAGCGTCGCGGCCGTAGTAGTGAGCAACAAAGTCGCAAGAAGCCAGACAAAAGATTCCTTAGCAGTGACAGAGCACTCAGTGAGTATAAAAGATTAAACAGTGAGAGATCCACAAGTGAGAAAAAACCACGCCATCGAGCTCAGAGCATGGACAGACACATAGGTGATGAGgttgagaagaaaatgaataGCAGCGAGGCGTCTTCTACGAATAGGCCAGAGCCAAGGAGTGACCGTATTGAGAAGTCGATTAGGGATGAGTTGTCTCAGAGGGGCCGAGCCCGAGAAAAATCCCACAGAGAGAAACCAGACAACCGGAACCACAGTGTTGATTCCTATGCCAGTGAAGTTATAGACTTGACATCACCTCAACCTAATCTATCGCGTCAGTCCAGTTACACCAGCCAGTTCTCTCATCAGTCCAGCATAGAGCACGGTTATGCCTCCTTCCCAATGACCCAGCGGAAATTGTTGCAGGACCCAGACTCTGGGCAGTACTTTGTATTTGACATGCCCGTCCAGGTCAAGACCAAGACCTTCTTTGATCCAGAAACTGGAAACTACGTGCAGTTACCTGTTCAGCCTCCAGAGGACCCCATGCCTCAGGCCTCCACCATGGAAGTGATTAATGCACCAAGGGTGATCTATCATGGTTCCTTTGTCCCAGTGCCTGTCTCATCCATCTCAACACAGAACTCTGTTGTCCACGCCTCACAGCTGGACCAGGAACAATTTGAACAAAGGCTTGAAAAGCAGTGGTATAACCACAACAATGAAGGGCATCCTTATCTAGAGCCAGTGTATGGCTCACAAGATCACACGATAGGGGAGTTCTTGGGTACGGAGGAACATTATGACTGTGTGAGCTAA
- the LOC106024298 gene encoding uncharacterized protein LOC106024298 isoform X2 — MTCVEKHPHVSHRSAMLHHRFPNGFSEIFMDETDREVSTLTDRAFRSLCVGDEAVYNDEVSHGYSPFSCHKPLVGDPLKKTKDAGKKHQVNSAQDTQPWRQQKGMSSMSLLKAFSATEENCQGLLIKNGDFQDNNGDSWDKSALLSIERELSEFSSDYNSLTAKKSASSALFSHGGISTAFHSARRTSLPSSLRWKTSLNGTTPRYTKS; from the exons ATGACCTGCGTGGAGAAGCACCCACATGTCAGTCACCGGAGCGCCATGCTCCACCACCGCTTCCCCAATGGGTTCTCCGAGATCTTCATGGACGAGACGGACCGAGAAGTCAGCACTCTCACTGACCGCGCTTTCCGGAGCCTGTGTGTCGGAGACGAGGCCGTATACAACGATGAGGTCTCGCATGGATATTCCCCTTTCAGCTGTCATAAGCCTCTAGTGGGGGATCCCCTGAAAAAGACGAAGGACGCTGGTAAAAAGCACCAAGTCAACAGTGCCCAAGACACTCAGCCCTGGAGGCAACAGAAGGGCATGTCCAGCATGTCTCTCCTCAAGGCATTCAGCGCTACTGAGGAGAACTGCCAGGGTCTGCTGATTAAAAATGGCGATTTTCAGGACAACAATGGGGACTCGTGGGATAAATCTGCCCTCCTTAGCATTGAAAGGGAACTATCGGAATTCTCTTCAGATTACAACAGCCTGACAGCCAAGAAATCAG CGAGTTCAGCCCTTTTCAGTCATGGAGGGATTTCAACCGCTTTCCATTCAGCCAGGAGAACATCACTGCCATCCTCCCTGAGGTGGAAAACCTCCCTAAATGGTACGACTCCCCGTTATACAAAGAGTTGA